The Ailuropoda melanoleuca isolate Jingjing chromosome 17, ASM200744v2, whole genome shotgun sequence DNA segment ggaaaaaacaataaacaaaaaggaagaatgtaggaaaaaaatagaaacaaatgctGAAATTAATGGAATATAAGCCAAAGAAACGATGTAGATGATAAGCAGTGCtgtttgaaaaacataaaaatagacaaatcctcTAACAAGACTGATGACGAGCAGGGACAAAAGCACGATTAAGAGTAggaatgaaggggcgcctgggtggcacagcggttaagcatctgccttcggctcagggcgtgatcccggcgttatgggatcgagccccacatcaggctcctctgctatgagcctgcttcttcctctcccactccccctgcgtgtcccctctctcgctggctgtctctatctctgtcaaataaataaataaaatctttaaaaaaaaaaaaaagagtaggaatgAAAACAGGGCTGTGAACAGACTGATGTTTGTAAATGTAAAGACTTAAATTGGACaacttcttagaaaaatataaattactgtGGGAAAATGTGCTTGGATGACAGTGATCTGGGGGCAGagattattctgttttttcccccaaaatggaaataagaccTTGCTGGCTTAGGAATCAGGAAGGTCCAGAGATCTAACTGTATGTGTGGTCTCCCTGCTTTCTCAGATACCAAAACTGAATTaagaatagaaaacctgaacataACATAATGCtcgttaaaaaaaattgaatctatAATCCAAGATCTCCCCTCAAAAAAGGCCCCAGGCCCAGATGGATTTTCAGATGAGTTTTGGTCAGCTTAAAATGCCACGAACTGGGGGCTTAACCAAAAGACATTCagttctcacagttctagaggctggaagtacAACACAGGATGCCAGCACGGTCAGGGTCTTGGTGACGGTCCTCTCCCCGGCTTGCAGGTGTGGGGGGACAGGAGCAGTGTCAGCACAGGAGGGCGAGCACACATTAGCTCGCTGGTCTCTCCTTCAAAGGGTACTAATCCCATCATAATGTTACTGTGCTTAACTGCCCAGACACTTGACCCCGCAGCCTTGTCATGTCCTACTTCTCAAAAGCACAAAGATTTCTCTGAGGAACATGATTAACTGTGTTTCTGTACAAATAAACAATACCAGAGAAAAGTCACTTTGTGTCTGCTTTAATTTCAGGACAGGATTCCATGGCTCTGCAACTTACATGACATTTTACTAAGGTAAGAGCATCAGACCTTGGCATAAGCCAGTGAGTAAAGAAAACTCATCAGAAAGTAGAGGCAAAAAATACGTTCTTGAAATCACAACTGGCCGATGATAAAGGATCCCAGAAATGGAGTGTACTTGTCAAGTAACCAACAATGATTTAAATCAGCTAGAACCCACGTGTAATTTAGTTGGGTCCTGGAAATGAACCTTCTAGACAGCTCCGCAGTTATCATCTGGGAATCTCAGCCAGCTGGCTTCCATAAGCCTGTTTCTCCATTTGAAAATGGGGATATAGTTCCTACTCACAGATTATTTTGAGAATTGGTGAAATGGGGTATGGGAGGCACTCAGAACGGCATCTAAAACATCGTAAGTACTGGAAAGGTGGTAACCGATGCCACCACTGTTCTAATCACATCTTTGTCTCCACCTCTTCCCCCCACTTAAAGCTGTGGCAACCAGGAAAGACCTGGACTCGTCTGTAAGTGAGCAGATAATTGGTCACCAGAATTGGGAATCCCAAATTGTCCTGCTCTGTATCGTGCCTCTGAGCAGATGAGATCCGCTCTACCCACCTGGGGACCTGACCCCTGGGAATCCTGGTTGGGATGTGGAGAAGGATAAAGAGAAGGCAGGGGATGGCTTATAAGTCTTGCTTTCTAGAATGAAggtgacattttatattttataaatctaaaactatccGCACCATATGCAATTAGAATATACTTAAGATTAAAAGTTCAGTTTACTTTTTTCACATGGCACTGACATAGCTGGCAACCTGCCTTTGCATAGTCTTATTAGAGTTTAGGGTTTCAGGGTTTGAGAACTCCTACCCAACTGGGTCTCGAACATAAACAGACTCGTCATAGATCAAATACACTGCCCTGTGATGGAAGCAGAAATGAAGATCCTCAGGAGAGCAGCGACCAGACATCCAGACCCAGAATAAACAACCTCCCACCCACGGCCTCTGGGAAGGGCCGGAAGGCCCAGGTACCTAAGTTCGTGCTGACGATACACTCCACCCACTGGATCTCAAGTGAACATTGGCCATAGATCAATGGCAGGCACCTTTAGAATTCTCGGTTCTGACGCAAACATTCTACCAAGTCCCCAAGCCAGGGTTTACCCTTCACTTCTTTGCTTGAGTCCCTTCCCAGCCAGAAGATGGCGGCCTCTCCCGACCACAGACAGGGGCGCACAGCAGCCGGGTGGAAGTGGGGGCTCACTTACTTGCGCAGTCTCGGAACACACTGGTTTCCCTTTGTGGTGCGTTGTCACTCTGCCTCTATTTCTGGCTCGGGTTTTTTCTTAGCTTCTCATATCTTGCTCACCTTAGACCACAGAGAGTCTGGTACTCCCCTTCTCTCCCGCATTCTCCAGCTCCACACTGGTAACTTCACCAGACGGCCAGCATATTGTGGAGTAGAAATGGGGGGAAGCCAGCTGTGAGATTCAAATCTCGGAACACCTGTGGAACACCTGAGCCGAGGTGTGTGTGGCACAGTCACCCGCCAACAGCCATCCGTGTCCACACATGGCGGCTGAGCCACATCCTACACCCACAGGAGCAGGGCTGACACCTTCCAAGCACTTCCTGTGTGACTGGGCACCTGGACAAACTGCTCCTCGCAATTCCATGGACAGGTGCTCTAAGTagccccatttaacagatgatgAACTGATGCTCAGGGAGGTAAATACCTTGCCCAAGATGGCTCAGTTCACCAGTGGAAGGAAGATCTTTACCTTAAAGCCAGGACTGCCTGATACTTGACCACCATTTTTTAATGCCTTCCACTGGCAGAGAAGTAGGACTGGAGTCTCCAGCCTAGAATCGACACCAGTTATTTCAAATGTCCTCATTCTTTAGTCCCATTCCCTCCTTTTTTAACAGAGATGTAGCCTCTGGACAGCATGTGGTTCTAGCCTGTTCAGCTCTGAAGAAAGCGTACAGAGACATCTTAATACGAGGAAAAGATGGCGCACCCCTGAAGTGTGATGAGACGGGGAAGGACAGCCAGCCAGCTGAGGTGAAGCTCCTTGTGGTCCATCTGAGTGGGTCGTTTGAGGTCATCTCTGGACGTTTACTcaaaagaaaaggacattttatGCCCCCTGAGTTACTGCAGTCCCAGTTCGACACTCTGGAGCCCCCATCGGCTCCAGAAAATTTCATTCAAGTCAGTGTGGACAAAAATATTCCAGAGATAATTGCTACAGTCCTGGAAACTCTAACATGAGAATGGTTTCAGATCGGGGGTCCAGAACAATCAGGCAGACGTCTCTGTCCCATCCCAAACTATGTTTTAGTGTCTTTGCCAATACTGGATTCTAAATTCTTGGGTAACAAGCCCTAGTGTACGGAGCTATACTTGTCTAggtatatttttaggaatttgtgCTCTACACACGAGGAGACAGGAGGGAACTTTGAAAGTCAAGCTTCAATAGAAATTCAAATTCCTGTGACCTAATCAGATGATCAGAGGGAATTCTATAATCAGTGCTGTAAATCACAACCTTATTTAGAATATCCTTGATTGTGCCtgtatttgaacaaataaatgaaacttggCTATCCTCGGCATCCCCTGTATACTGGCCTCAGGAGCAGAAACCTGCACAAAATCGACTGCTTACCAGCAAGTCACGTCACACCACACGCTTCCTAATCCTCTCCTCTTGGATCatctcaagataaataaataaaaagcacatacAGTTAACGGATATAAAAAACTGCAAAAGTGGAACTTCAGTGGATGAAACACGGGACTCACTGACCCAACTGTCCCCACTCGTTTTACGGAGGCCCCTGTGAGACCAGGCTGGTGTCAGCCACCTGCCCTCCTGCTGCAAAAGCCGTCagcagttggggcgcctgggtggcacagcggttaagcgtctgccttcagctcagggcgtgatcctggcgttatgggatcgaagccccacatcaggctcttctgctatgagcctgcttcttcctctcccattccccctgcttgtgttccctctctcgctggctctctctatctctgtcaaataaataaataaataaaatcttaaaaaaaaaaaaaaaaagccgtcaGCAGTGGACTCTAGGACAAGGAAGGAACCCCAGAGCCGCTATGGCCCAGACATGAAATGAACCTTCCCCCTGGGCAGCAATGTGCAGGGGGCAGCCGGGCTGGGTGAGGCTCTGCAGAAGGTTGGAGGCACTGGTGCGTTGTGGGCCAGCACAGGCTGGGTTTCAGCCCTTCCCCCAGAGGCTCCAGAAAGGAGCTTCCTTACCCCTCTACCCTAGAATGCAGCTACTCTGCAGGGACACTGATCAGCCCCGCCCAGAAAGTGAGTTTCAGAACCAATTAACTGCTTTTTCCCACAAGGGCATGCAGCCTACCTCAGAAACTACAAATAGGAATAAGTGCTGGGGGGCCAGGGGAGTGAAAGGGCCCTTCTGGGTAGATAGACCTTGCTTAAGAAAACATGAAGCctcccattttcctctctgcCAGGCAATTTGAGAGGCATCTCCTGCCTGGCTTCAGTCTACATCAGCCCTCGTTACTCGGTGTCCAAGCCCTCAAGGTGGCCGAGTCACCCCTAGACACAGAGGAAGGACTCAGTCAGTCCCCTGTACTCAGTGAGTCCGGACTGGATACTGTGACGGGCTCTCTGCAGGGTCTGAGGACTGTCATGTAACACAAAGCTCCAGCTCTCAGGTGGCTTACGTCTGGTGGGAAGATTGGGCATCTCACATCCTCGGCACAGGCCAGAGTTCTCAGCGAAGGCCACTGCTCAGAAAAAGAACTGGTTTTCATTCCACTGGACTGTCACATAGGACCTGGTGAAAAAGCCTGTTTGTAAGAGCACAAAAGCTATTATatgcataaaaatgtttttgcagTAATATATACTGAAATTTCCAAGGGTACCAAAAAGGAACAATcgtattcttttttaattttactgagaGTTTACCATTTCAGAAAATCATGGTGTTTTTTTTCTGTCACGAATATCACACCTACATCAACCTGCATTTGTAATTCTTCATTCACAGTGACCAGCCCACAGGCACAAGCACCCAGCTGTTCCACTGTGTTGGTCTAGGGCAACTGTGTCCAAGTGTTACATATGAAACTCATTAGTTCATCACAAGttactttccctttttcttttagagCAAAGGTATCATATTTACTATTTGCTGGGATAAGTTTTATTAGCCATCAGTTTCACTTCAAGGTGGAAGGGGGACATcagaaaatagttaaaaataaagagaggcACTGAATCTCctagggttgagaaccactgctcaaATCTTCCCAAGATGGACACAGGGAGACCAAGGCATGCGCCACTACTGCCCTCTGGTGGCCCCAGGGAACACCGCATGCACAAaccgctctcccagcccttgaGAAcacaccccccccgccccccccacaggCAGCCATGGGCCCTGTCCCTGGGTTGGGGGCAGTGGAATGCGGCCCAGCCCTGACCGTACCCCTGCCCAGCCTCTATGACTTGTGAAGAAGAGGCGAGTAAGACCTGTTTGCTGTGGCTCAAAATAGATGCCAAGGATTTTCTCCACCCTGCAAATACCACTTAACCACCCTCTCTGGCAGGAATTCTCCAGGTTGCCCCCCACTCCAGTCCCCACCATGGGACGCAGTTCAGGTTACACGTTTTCCTTTCCTATAAAACACCGCCTGCCTTGTAAAGTTGTGACAACCGAGAGAACACACGCAGGTGTGGAGACCACAACAAACGCTAGCTCTTTTTACCCTTGTCACCCTTGGCATCCGAGGTGGTGTGGCCATGACAAACTCGCACTCTGCTTTCCCGACTGTGGAGGAGCCTGTGAACCCCAGCTAAGTGTGTGAATCTTAAGTCTTTGGGCTCTAACAggtcttccttcttccctggggGCCTGACCTGACTGGGACATGTGCCATATACCGGCTCTGGAATGAGGAGCCGGAAGAGGCTGAGCTCCAGGCACAACACTGCCACACATTCACTGGGGAACCATGGGCAGGACACCACTACAGGGTGTCCCCACCAGTGCCCCAAAGGTCCAGAACTGTCAGGCCAGGCCTCTCTAGAGACTGCTCTGATGACCAAATTATCTTTCAGTGGATGGGAGTGCAAGaagggagaaattaaaacagGCTGGCCCTAATCAAAGATAACATCGACcagattttaatttctgaaactaCCATGCAAATTTATTCTCCCTTCACTGAATAGCAAATCTGTATGTTCAAAATGATTGAAATTAAAGTATTAACTGTATTATGGGCACTATGAATGCCAGCAATTACCAAGGAGCAGAATATTAGACATCCAGTCTACAAGTTATACTGGGCCTCAGTGCAGGGAGGGGTTTTCAACCCTTACAGAATCTCAGGTGTAAAATACAGCCTGGTGCCGATTTCCAGAAAATCTTCAATCCGTCCAGTGGAGTTTGCCCCAGTGGCCTTAGAAGCTATAGAAACTGAATTTCACTTTCTGGGTTAAAGATGGAAAGTCATGGGCCATCACTCAGGAGGACCCAACACCTAATGTTGAGTATCTAACACATAGCTCAACTAAGGATCCAATCAGATGGTTTGGGGGAAAGTCCCCAAATCATGACAGTCAATGGTAGGACCTGCACATCTGAATGCCCAGAGGGCCTAGCAAAAACAATAATGGTGGGACATAGCAGCATTAGGGAACGGGGAGGACTATGGCACAATAGAAAATTCATGCATTACTTAGAAAGGGCAGCCACTACTTAGCCCCAGATGATGCAGGAACGCACCCGCATTATACAAGCTGGGTTTATTGCTCGTTGTGTAACTAACAGACCTTCAGAACCACGGAGGGGAATCTCAGCAAGATGTCACAAAATGATTTATGTTTTGGACACAGTAGGTGATTTGAGGTGGGTATTCAGGGAAGCTATGGAGAAATAGGGAATCTTCGTAAGGTGACAGAAATGAACTGAGGCTAAAAGCGATCGTTCATCAGGAAGCGTCCAGGACAGGGAGGTATTTGGTCATTTTTGCGGACCAGATGACGTTCATGTTTCTCTGTATGCAGGCACAATTACAAAATGGATCTTTTGACTTTGGTCACAGAGCAGTCTTGTAACTATGTAGGTATTCCGTGAAATTATTCAGCAGGACGGAGACCTCGCCTTTAGTAGTAGGCCAGCTCCTGGATGACAGGcactgcttttcttccttctaatttgGCAGAGATCATTGTCACCAAGGTCTTTTAGGCCTAGATTTGAAGCAGTTGAGGACACATTTATCTTTAGGACACAAGTAGCGCTCAGAGGGTTTAAGCTGAATTTCCATTCTCAGGAAGTGCGAACTTGGTAGGCTTTCCATCTTAAGTAAAGGCTCAGGCTGCAGTAGCTGGTTACACTCTGAGGTCAGAGGGTTGAGTGGATTAATCTCTCAGGGTCTATATCAGTTCCTTCTGTAGTTGGGGCTCCTGTGGTTAACCTTTTAAAAGACTGCTGAACTGGTTTCcaagtagctgcaccattttacattcccatcagcaatccTACCAACACTTGTCACTTTCTCTGTGACTACAGCCTTCCTAGcaggtgtgaagtggcatctcattaaggttttaatatgcatttccctaatgatgttgaacatcttttcatgtgcttatttggcCATTTGcttatcatctttggagaaatgtctattcaaatcctttatgcctttttaaactgggtttttttcctctttttattgttacgttgtaagagttctttatatatcctggatactAGATTCTTAACAGATACACCATCAGCCAATTCTGTGGGGTTTACTTGATCAACTTTGAAGCACAGGAGTTAAAGTTTGCTAAGTCCAACTTATTTTTCATTggttgcctgtgtttttggtgtcgtATCTGAGGAACTACTGCCCAGTCCGAAGTTATAAAGATTTACATCTTTGTTTATTCtgtgagttttatagttttagctcctACATTTAGGTCTTGGATACATTCTGAGTTCGTTTTTGAataagaatatgcattttaacaagatcccaggtTATGTACATGTACAATGAGGTTGAGAAGCACTGCCTTAAATGACTAATAAATTCCCATTTCCCTTTAAATCAGTGGTTCTAACCCTGGCAGCGTATTACAATCACTTCAGCTTTACAAAATCATGCCAGACTTTACTCAGATGGAACAATTCCACTTAGTCTGTGGTGGgcttattttttcatctcttcagtTGATTCTGATGTGAAGCCAGGGTTGACCACTACCACCTCTTCACAGATTCTGCATGGATTTCACCCACACGCCTTTGCTAGTTTGCAGGTTTGCAGGTACTGCCTGCTTAATATGTGATGTTTGGATTTCCAACAAAGCCACAGTGAGACTGGGATCGGTGTTCATGGTGAGTACAGCACATGAGACCATAAGCTCAGTGTTTGGATAGGACACAAATCACACTTGGATCACAAGAAGATGGAGGTCCTACTGAATGGCAGTATATGTAGTACCCTCAGGTGGTACACTCTGCCTAGAGTGGAGCCGGGtatgagaagaggaaataaagaactTCAAGACTCTTCTGGGAAAACCAAAGATCTCAGGTTGGCCAAGAGCACCGTCTACAACTAGCTATATTTTAACCTCTAGTTACCATGTTCTGTTTGAGGCATTATTTgtccttgttctttttcttttttcttgcaagAGAGGAATGGAAATGGGTTGAACTCTTGTCTTTCCTTTGCAAATCTAGAACTGCAGAACCAATTCAAACAGGTCAATGACCTATACGTAAGAGCTAAACTGATTAAAATCTtggaaggaaaacaggagaaaaacctTGAAtcaccttggatttggcaatggagtCTTAAACATACCACCAAAAgcaagagcaacaaaagaaaaaaacataacagataaactggacttcatcaaaaattAAGCACTTTTGTGCAAAAGACattatcaaaaaagtgaaaagacaacctaccgaaaagggggaaaatatttgcaaatcatgtatctgagattgagcccctcgggctccaaactcagcagggagtcagcttgaaattctctctctccctctacccctcacccccacactttctctctctcaaataatcttaaaaaaaaaaaaaaaattccctctctccccctcgccccacctgctctctttcaaataataaagtaaataaataaaaatagacaaagactTACATCTCTCCAAAGATGACACACCAATGGCCAATATAAAAAAGCACAAGAaagggatgtctgggtggttcagtcagttaagcatctgccttcgactcgggtcacgacctgggactgagtcccacatcgggctccttgctcaggagggagcctgcttctctttctgcctgctgctccccctgcttgtgctctctctcaaataagtacataaaatcttaaaaaaaaaaaaaaaaaagcacaagaaaaaatatcttcGTTAGTCCTTAGGGAGATggaagtcaaaaccacaatgagataccatttcataccaATAGAATggctgtaatttaaaaacaaacagaaaagaattcGTGTTGGCGAGGATGGAGAGAAAACTGGAGCCtgcacactgctggtggggatgaaagatggtgcagctgctgtggaaaacaaggagttcctcaaaaagttgaaaattaaaactactatatgtgacccagcaattccactctagGTATGTATCTGAAAGAAGTGAGACACAAGCGAATACTCTTATGCCAATGTTAGAAGCATTACTTGCAACATCCAAACGGTGgaagtgtccatcaacaaatgaataaaatgtggtctctgcatacaatggagtattattcagccatgacgGAATCAAGTACTGATAACATGCTATAACCTAGATAAACCGGAAACACatgttcagtgaaagaagccagacaaaagcccatccatttaaatgaaatacacagaataggcaaattcaggCAGACGgcagactagtggttgccaggattATGGGGGAAATGGTAAGTGACTGCTTAAGGGCTatagggtttccttttggggtgatgaagtTCTAGATGAtagtgatggtttcacaacatGGAATGTACTCAATACCAGAgaactatacactttaaaatggttacatTTTATTACATCTACATTACCACAATTtgtagcaaaaaagaaaaaaaaaaactaacaaaaagcaAACCACAGGCCCTCCCCACAAACCAGAACCTGTCTCATTAACCTTATTACCATATGCTAGGACCTCAGACTAGAAAAGATAGTCAAGTATACACAGTTCCTTCCTACAAGTAGGTAAGTTACTACTCCTTCctgggaaaagaataaaacattggACTTCTCTAAAATATGCCCCTCTAACATTTTCCCCCTCCTGAGATCATAAGTATACGGTAGATTACGATAGCT contains these protein-coding regions:
- the IDNK gene encoding probable gluconokinase, yielding MAGRLAVSQGTPHGRRHARVGKSSHLNLCVLSTDRPWGALLASELGWKFYDADDYHPEENRVKMGKGIPLNDQDRIPWLCNLHDILLRDVASGQHVVLACSALKKAYRDILIRGKDGAPLKCDETGKDSQPAEVKLLVVHLSGSFEVISGRLLKRKGHFMPPELLQSQFDTLEPPSAPENFIQVSVDKNIPEIIATVLETLT